A single Gasterosteus aculeatus chromosome 2, fGasAcu3.hap1.1, whole genome shotgun sequence DNA region contains:
- the LOC120828855 gene encoding transcription initiation factor TFIID subunit 4 isoform X1 — translation MLLGGPIKAPAEAASSESAPNRRMRLRGDRSWAKMAAGSDLLDDVFFNTEVDEKVVNDLVGSLESELTGERRVNAATDVQVTSNHAGNPAVGRNSNVQGSKMGLSQQELAKAGTGGRGGVISSTGSGGSSVDGAAGTTSSVTAAQSPSKPGTMNGSAVVVTCHITGNNNNNHHHHPSSPQPAAPLINNGPVSVSKASTTASAATPTAIIKTSPASAPNAAGCAPTVTLARPPMQTPANASRGCGGGGDDAALTSPAVGVNKLDPAKGAMQIAARSPSVLQNPRPSLAPPGGTRAIAPQVLAPRLTQPQQATPNIQNIQLPPGMVLVRSESGQLLVIHQQTLAQMQAQSQSQSAMTPRAAAPTSTPPVQIASLQAPGASPLARPVAPTAIIKQGSAVQATVTPTTTLQRPPVLQNTIVLGGAAPAPGQPLGTPTPVQAGPAATQRATGTPVTPTAVTAETLENVKKCRNFLSTLIKLASSGKQSSETIANVKELVKNLLEAKIEPEDFTSRLYRELNSSPQPYLVPFLKRSLPALRQMTPDSESFIQQSLLPQPAAATSTALTAVVLRPPVSTASSSPAATKTTVISLTQTPPSKPALQHGTLVRPQVALAQSPMGTLRGQPHSRIVVSHPQVVKQQPTAMKQTLAQGAKGLQVVSQASLIAAQRNKLKEAGGGTFRDDDDINDVASMAGVNLSEESDRILATNSELVGAVTRSCKDEAFLSTALLARRALEIGRKFGVSELGPDAANFIAHATQQRLRHLLERVSLVAQHRNGTFKEDERCEQASDVRTQLRFFEQLDQMEKQRKEEKEREILLKAAKSRSRQEDPEQLRLKQKAKEMQQQELAQIRQREANLTALAAIGPRKKRKMDSPVRGASAEVSNAAPFGIGKRLVFVLSRVQPVAPHCAPRARGRAPVSREAPAVRAPGSSRGSASPE, via the exons ATGTTACTCGGAGGACCAATCAAAGCGCCCGCCGAGGCCGCGTCATCGGAGAGCGCACCCAATCGGCGCATGCGTCTCAGGGGCGATCGCAGCTGGGCAAAGATGGCGGCGGGCTCCGATTTGCTGGATGATGTTTTCTTCAACACAGAGGTGGACGAAAAAGTAGTTAATGATCTTGTCGGATCTCTGGAGTCCGAGCTAACGGGAGAGAGGCGAGTAAACGCAGCGACCGACGTCCAGGTGACGTCAAATCACGCCGGAAACCCCGCTGTAGGTCGCAACTCTAATGTTCAGGGCAGCAAAATGGGACTTTCACAACAAGAGCTTGCCAAAGCAG GGACCGGAGGGCGGGGAGGTGTCATAAGCAGCACGGGGTCCGGCGGTTCGAGCGTGGACGGAGCGGCCGGGACCACGTCGAGCGTGACAGCCGCTCAGAGTCCGTCTAAGCCGGGGACTATGAATGGAAGTGCCGTTGTGGTGACCTGTCACATCaccggcaacaacaacaacaaccaccaccaccacccctcctccccccagcccgccgcccccctcatCAACAACGGACCGGTATCTGTGAGCAAAGCAAGCACAACGGCGTCCGCCGCAACACCGACTGCTATCATCAAAACTTCCCCGGCGAGCGCGCCGAACGCCGCCGGGTGCGCGCCCACCGTCACTCTGGCGAGGCCGCCTATGCAAACTCCCGCCAACGCCTCGcgcggctgcggcggcggcggcgacgacgCGGCGCTGACGTCACCGGCGGTCGGCGTCAACAAGTTGGACCCGGCGAAGGGCGCGATGCAGATCGCCGCGAGGAGCCCGTCCGTGCTGCAGAACCCGAGGCCGTCGCTGGCTCCCCCCGGCGGAACACGAGCCATCGCTCCGCAGGTGTTGGCTCCTCGACTCACGCAGCCGCAACAGGCCACGCCGAACATCCAGAACATCCAGCTGCCTCCAG GCATGGTCCTGGTACGCAGTGAGAGCGGGCAGCTGCTGGTGATTCACCAGCAGACCTTGGCTCAGATGCAGGCACAGTCGCAGTCGCAGAGCGCCATGACACCCCGAGCGGCAGCCCCCACCAGCACTCCACCGGTCCAGATCGCGTCCCTTCAG GCTCCGGGGGCGTCGCCGCTGGCTCGTCCCGTTGCCCCCACCGCCATCATCAAACAGGGGTCCGCTGTCCAGGCCACTGTGACGCCCACCACCACATTGCAGAGGCCCCCTGTACTGCAG AACACCATCGTGCTGGGAGGCGCGGCCCCCGCCCCCGGGCAGCCGCTGGGAACGCCCACCCCGGTGCAGGCCGGTCCTGCAGCCACGCAGAGGGCCACCGGGACGCCTGTCACTCCAACAGCTGTCACAGCT GAGACGCTGGAGAATGTGAAGAAATGCCGGAACTTTCTGTCCACGTTGATCAAGCTGGCGTCCAGTGGAAAGCAATCCTCAGAGACCATCGCCAACGTCAAGGAGCTGGTCAAGAATCTGCTG GAAGCGAAGATAGAGCCAGAGGATTTCACCAGTAGGTTGTACCGTGAGCTCAACTCCTCACCGCAGCCGTACCTTGTGCCTTTCCTGAAG AGGAGCCTCCCAGCGCTGCGTCAGATGACCCCGGACTCTGAGTCCTTCATCCAGCAGAGCCTGCTGCCTCAGCCCGCTGCAGCGACCTCCACGGCCCTCACCGCCGTGGTGCTGCGACCTCCCGTCTCCACGGCCTCCAGCAGCCCCGCCGCCACCAAAACCACCGTCATCAGCCTCACGCAGACACCTCCCAGCAAACCCGCGCTG CAACACGGGACGCTGGTGAGGCCGCAGGTGGCGCTGGCTCAGTCTCCCATGGGGACCCTCAGAGGTCAACCTCACAGCCGCATCGTTGTGAGCCACCCGCAGGTGGTCAAGCAGCAGccgacag CAATGAAGCAGACGTTGGCTCAGGGGGCAAAAGGGCTGCAAGTGGTCAGTCAGGCCTCCCTCATTGCTGcgcagaggaacaagctgaaggaagcaggaggaggaacctTCAG GGATGATGACGATATCAATGACGTGGCCTCCATGGCCGGGGTCAACTTGTCGGAGGAGAGCGACCGTATCTTAGCAACCAACTCTGAGCTGGTCGGCGCGGTGACTCGATCCTGTAAAGACGAGGCCTTCCTGTCCACCGCTCTACTCGCCCGGAGAGCTCTGGAGATCG GTAGGAAGTTCGGCGTCAGCGAGCTGGGCCCCGACGCCGCCAACTTCATTGCCCACGCCACGCAGCAGCGGCTACGCCACCTGCTGGAGAGGGTGTCTCTCGTGGCGCAGCACAGGAACGGGACCTTCAAG GAGGACGAGCGGTGCGAGCAGGCCAGCGACGTGCGGACCCAGCTGAGGTTCTTCGAACAGCTGGATCAGATGGAGAagcaaaggaaggaggagaaggagagagagatccTCCTGAAGGCTGCCAAG TCCCGGTCGCGGCAAGAAGACCCCGAGCAGCTCCGACTGAAGCAGAAGGCCAAAGAG atgcagcagcaggagctggcTCAGATCCGACAGAGGGAGGCCAACCTGACGGCGCTGGCGGCCATCGGCCCGAGAAAAAAGCGGAAAATGGACTCTCCCGTCCGGGGCGCCAGCGCCGAGGTGAGCAACGCGGCACCGTTTGGCATCGGCAAAaggcttgtgtttgttttgagtcGTGTCCAACCTGTGGCTCCGCATTGCGCCCCCAGGGCTCGGGGCCGGGCCCCTGTCAGCCGGGAGGCTCCGGCGGTTCGAGCTCCAGGCAGTTCACGCGGCAGCGCATCACCAGAGTGA
- the LOC120828855 gene encoding transcription initiation factor TFIID subunit 4 isoform X2 — translation MLLGGPIKAPAEAASSESAPNRRMRLRGDRSWAKMAAGSDLLDDVFFNTEVDEKVVNDLVGSLESELTGERRVNAATDVQVTSNHAGNPAVGRNSNVQGSKMGLSQQELAKAGTGGRGGVISSTGSGGSSVDGAAGTTSSVTAAQSPSKPGTMNGSAVVVTCHITGNNNNNHHHHPSSPQPAAPLINNGPVSVSKASTTASAATPTAIIKTSPASAPNAAGCAPTVTLARPPMQTPANASRGCGGGGDDAALTSPAVGVNKLDPAKGAMQIAARSPSVLQNPRPSLAPPGGTRAIAPQVLAPRLTQPQQATPNIQNIQLPPGMVLVRSESGQLLVIHQQTLAQMQAQSQSQSAMTPRAAAPTSTPPVQIASLQAPGASPLARPVAPTAIIKQGSAVQATVTPTTTLQRPPVLQNTIVLGGAAPAPGQPLGTPTPVQAGPAATQRATGTPVTPTAVTAETLENVKKCRNFLSTLIKLASSGKQSSETIANVKELVKNLLEAKIEPEDFTSRLYRELNSSPQPYLVPFLKRSLPALRQMTPDSESFIQQSLLPQPAAATSTALTAVVLRPPVSTASSSPAATKTTVISLTQTPPSKPALQHGTLVRPQVALAQSPMGTLRGQPHSRIVVSHPQVVKQQPTAMKQTLAQGAKGLQVVSQASLIAAQRNKLKEAGGGTFRDDDDINDVASMAGVNLSEESDRILATNSELVGAVTRSCKDEAFLSTALLARRALEIGRKFGVSELGPDAANFIAHATQQRLRHLLERVSLVAQHRNGTFKEDERCEQASDVRTQLRFFEQLDQMEKQRKEEKEREILLKAAKSRSRQEDPEQLRLKQKAKEMQQQELAQIRQREANLTALAAIGPRKKRKMDSPVRGASAEGSGPGPCQPGGSGGSSSRQFTRQRITRVNLRDLLFCLENERGTSRSHLLYRGFLK, via the exons ATGTTACTCGGAGGACCAATCAAAGCGCCCGCCGAGGCCGCGTCATCGGAGAGCGCACCCAATCGGCGCATGCGTCTCAGGGGCGATCGCAGCTGGGCAAAGATGGCGGCGGGCTCCGATTTGCTGGATGATGTTTTCTTCAACACAGAGGTGGACGAAAAAGTAGTTAATGATCTTGTCGGATCTCTGGAGTCCGAGCTAACGGGAGAGAGGCGAGTAAACGCAGCGACCGACGTCCAGGTGACGTCAAATCACGCCGGAAACCCCGCTGTAGGTCGCAACTCTAATGTTCAGGGCAGCAAAATGGGACTTTCACAACAAGAGCTTGCCAAAGCAG GGACCGGAGGGCGGGGAGGTGTCATAAGCAGCACGGGGTCCGGCGGTTCGAGCGTGGACGGAGCGGCCGGGACCACGTCGAGCGTGACAGCCGCTCAGAGTCCGTCTAAGCCGGGGACTATGAATGGAAGTGCCGTTGTGGTGACCTGTCACATCaccggcaacaacaacaacaaccaccaccaccacccctcctccccccagcccgccgcccccctcatCAACAACGGACCGGTATCTGTGAGCAAAGCAAGCACAACGGCGTCCGCCGCAACACCGACTGCTATCATCAAAACTTCCCCGGCGAGCGCGCCGAACGCCGCCGGGTGCGCGCCCACCGTCACTCTGGCGAGGCCGCCTATGCAAACTCCCGCCAACGCCTCGcgcggctgcggcggcggcggcgacgacgCGGCGCTGACGTCACCGGCGGTCGGCGTCAACAAGTTGGACCCGGCGAAGGGCGCGATGCAGATCGCCGCGAGGAGCCCGTCCGTGCTGCAGAACCCGAGGCCGTCGCTGGCTCCCCCCGGCGGAACACGAGCCATCGCTCCGCAGGTGTTGGCTCCTCGACTCACGCAGCCGCAACAGGCCACGCCGAACATCCAGAACATCCAGCTGCCTCCAG GCATGGTCCTGGTACGCAGTGAGAGCGGGCAGCTGCTGGTGATTCACCAGCAGACCTTGGCTCAGATGCAGGCACAGTCGCAGTCGCAGAGCGCCATGACACCCCGAGCGGCAGCCCCCACCAGCACTCCACCGGTCCAGATCGCGTCCCTTCAG GCTCCGGGGGCGTCGCCGCTGGCTCGTCCCGTTGCCCCCACCGCCATCATCAAACAGGGGTCCGCTGTCCAGGCCACTGTGACGCCCACCACCACATTGCAGAGGCCCCCTGTACTGCAG AACACCATCGTGCTGGGAGGCGCGGCCCCCGCCCCCGGGCAGCCGCTGGGAACGCCCACCCCGGTGCAGGCCGGTCCTGCAGCCACGCAGAGGGCCACCGGGACGCCTGTCACTCCAACAGCTGTCACAGCT GAGACGCTGGAGAATGTGAAGAAATGCCGGAACTTTCTGTCCACGTTGATCAAGCTGGCGTCCAGTGGAAAGCAATCCTCAGAGACCATCGCCAACGTCAAGGAGCTGGTCAAGAATCTGCTG GAAGCGAAGATAGAGCCAGAGGATTTCACCAGTAGGTTGTACCGTGAGCTCAACTCCTCACCGCAGCCGTACCTTGTGCCTTTCCTGAAG AGGAGCCTCCCAGCGCTGCGTCAGATGACCCCGGACTCTGAGTCCTTCATCCAGCAGAGCCTGCTGCCTCAGCCCGCTGCAGCGACCTCCACGGCCCTCACCGCCGTGGTGCTGCGACCTCCCGTCTCCACGGCCTCCAGCAGCCCCGCCGCCACCAAAACCACCGTCATCAGCCTCACGCAGACACCTCCCAGCAAACCCGCGCTG CAACACGGGACGCTGGTGAGGCCGCAGGTGGCGCTGGCTCAGTCTCCCATGGGGACCCTCAGAGGTCAACCTCACAGCCGCATCGTTGTGAGCCACCCGCAGGTGGTCAAGCAGCAGccgacag CAATGAAGCAGACGTTGGCTCAGGGGGCAAAAGGGCTGCAAGTGGTCAGTCAGGCCTCCCTCATTGCTGcgcagaggaacaagctgaaggaagcaggaggaggaacctTCAG GGATGATGACGATATCAATGACGTGGCCTCCATGGCCGGGGTCAACTTGTCGGAGGAGAGCGACCGTATCTTAGCAACCAACTCTGAGCTGGTCGGCGCGGTGACTCGATCCTGTAAAGACGAGGCCTTCCTGTCCACCGCTCTACTCGCCCGGAGAGCTCTGGAGATCG GTAGGAAGTTCGGCGTCAGCGAGCTGGGCCCCGACGCCGCCAACTTCATTGCCCACGCCACGCAGCAGCGGCTACGCCACCTGCTGGAGAGGGTGTCTCTCGTGGCGCAGCACAGGAACGGGACCTTCAAG GAGGACGAGCGGTGCGAGCAGGCCAGCGACGTGCGGACCCAGCTGAGGTTCTTCGAACAGCTGGATCAGATGGAGAagcaaaggaaggaggagaaggagagagagatccTCCTGAAGGCTGCCAAG TCCCGGTCGCGGCAAGAAGACCCCGAGCAGCTCCGACTGAAGCAGAAGGCCAAAGAG atgcagcagcaggagctggcTCAGATCCGACAGAGGGAGGCCAACCTGACGGCGCTGGCGGCCATCGGCCCGAGAAAAAAGCGGAAAATGGACTCTCCCGTCCGGGGCGCCAGCGCCGAG GGCTCGGGGCCGGGCCCCTGTCAGCCGGGAGGCTCCGGCGGTTCGAGCTCCAGGCAGTTCACGCGGCAGCGCATCACCAGAGTGAACCTCAGGGACCTGCTCTTCTGCCTGGAGAACGAGCGGGGGACCAGTCGCTCCCACCTGCTCTACCGAGGCTTCCTCAAATAG